The Nitrospirota bacterium DNA window ATAGAACCCGCTGATATCGAATCAGCAGTTATAGCAGGTAATACAACGATGTCTCACATTTTCTGGGGACTTGATCCTTTATCCATAAGAGAGGAACCTTACATCCCTACCGTAAATTTCTTCCCCAGATGGAGAGGTGAGTTCTCCATGCTTAATATTAATCCTATGGCTCCTGTACTTACGCTGCCATGTATTGCAAGTTATGTTGGAGGAGACATTGTCTCAGGCGTTCTTGCATCCAGAATGCATCGGAATAGTGAAATATCGCTCTTTATGGATATCGGCACTAATGGAGAAATTGCTATCGGGAATAATGAATGGCTGGTGACAGCAGCATGTTCAGCAGGGCCATGTTTTGAAGGAAGTGGTATAAGACATGGCATGAGGGCAACAGCCGGAGCGATAGAGTCACTAACAATTAACCCAGAGACATTCGAGCCAATTGTTAGTGTCAACGGACATGGAGAACCTCTGGGTATATGTGGTTCAGGAATGATCGACGCTGTCTCAGAGATGTTCCTGAAAGGGATTATCAATCAAAAAGGGAAGTTTGTCGCTGATCTAAAGAAAGACAGGATAAGAAAAGGCTCTGATGGTATTGAATTTGTAATATACACCAAAGATGGAAAAGATATTGTTCTCACAGAGGTGGATATTGAAAATATCCTCAGAGCAAAGGCTGCCATGTATGCAGGAGTTTCCCTGCTTCTGAATGAGGTCGGACTTAAGATTGATGCAATCAAGAAGATATATATAGCAGGAGGTTTTGGTAATTATCTTGATATTAATAAAGCTATCATCATGGGAATGTTACCTGATCTCCCCATGGAAAGATTCTCGTTTATCGGAAATGCCTGTATCACAGGCGCCTATCTATGCCTGCTTTCCGATGAACTGAGAAAAGAGGCTGGCATAATAGCATCAAAGATGACTTACATAGAGCTATCAGTTTCGAGGAGATTTATGGATGAATATCTTTCAGCATTATTCCTGCCCCACACCGATATATCTCTGTTTCCTACAGTAAGGCAATTGATATTAAAAAATGAAAGAAGTTGAAAAAAATTCATTTTGCCGATATTCATATAGTCCCCCGGTGGTCGAAGACCGGGAATGAGTTCGCTGAGAGTTTATCTGAACTCTTATCCCCTCAATCAAAGGTGGATCTTCATTAAATAACCTTTTATAATCGTCAACGATATTTTTCTTCCTTTAAAAGCAATCAATAGCTGGGCTGCCTGGTCATTTTTCTTTTTCAACCTCACATCCCTTGTTTTTATTATCAGATGCTTGCCTCCAGTTGCAAAGGAGGGCTTACCCTTGAACCAATCTCCAACTGTTGCCTCCATTATTTCAGTTCGTTTGAGTTCTATTTTTTCGGTTCAATTATGAAACTTCCATCTCTACTGCAATATTGTTTGTGTATTTTGCTCTTGAGATAGTGATTTGTTTGGGGTCATACCTTGACATAGGACAATTGTTTCTTTATTTTCTCTACCTCTCTTCTTAATCTTGTGTCTTCTTTCAATCTTCTTTTAAACCGCTCATATATCTTTACTACTGCAGAATAACTTAAATTAGTGAAATATTGTCCAATCTGTATCTTTGAGTAAAAGGAATTACGTAAGGTCACTTTGTCTTTTGTCAAGGTGCGACCCTAGGAACCCCTCCAGTGGCTGTAAGCCATCCGCTGGATTTTTTTGTTAGCTCTTTTTTATTGGTAACCCCAACCAAGACAAAGGAAGTTCGTTGAATTTGTAATGACAATTGACGCTATGAATATAATTCAACACATCCTTGTATTCAGGCTTTTTAAACCAGTCGCTCAACACATAGACATACTCAACTTTGATGCCGAGAGGCGCTACCAATTTTAAATATTGTTTACGTTTAAAATCACAAGTTTGTAACTTTTCGTCAACTGAACCCGCAACCTGCTGATATTTTACCTCGATAATAAACAATGTTTCTCGCACAATCACGAGAAGGGCATCATCAGGCAATAATTTCTTTGAGATTACGTGTTTCCACTCAACGCCTTCTTCGTCCAAGAACCTGTAAAAATCGTGTTTTCTAAAGCAGCGAGCAACAAGCTTGTTTTCAAAAAATACTCCTAATCCAGCTTTATGAGGAACTTTTTTTAATCCATATCCGGGAATTGCTGTAATAATCTCACGAAAGTCAACTTTCTTCTCAAAGTTTAAACCTGTTATTGTAGTGCCCCCGCCAGAGCCGCCGGTCTTCATTTTTGTTTTCTCCTTGCAAGCATAGTGTCGCCTGTTTTTCTTTAATAGTTTGTTCAAGGCGTTTTTTTGAAAGCTCTAAATATTCATCTTCCAAATCAATCCCAACATATTTTCTATTCAGTAAAAGTGCTGATACTCCTGTTGTAGAACTCCCACAAAAGGGATCTAAAACCAAATCGCCTTCTCTTGTTGAGGCAAGTAATATTCTTGTTAAAAGTTCCACTGGTTTTTGTGTAGGATGTTTACCAAACTTCTTTTCTTCTGCAGGCGGTGCTGAGATTTCCCATACATTTCTCATTTGCTTGCCTTGATTCATCTTTTTCATCAATTGATAATCAAAGTAATGTTTGCTTTTTTCATTCTTTGCTGCCCATAAAATAATTTCTGTTGAATGCGTGAAATATCGGCAAGAGAGGTTAGGGGGGGCGTTGCGTTTATACCAGATGATGTCATTCAAAATCTTGTATCCAAGCTCTTGCATGGCATAGCCGACAGAATATATGATGTGTGTAGTCCCTGAAACCCAGATAGTCCCGTTAGGTTTTAAAACACGCTGACAAGCCTTGAGCCATTCAAGAGTGAATTTATGGTTTTCCTCAACGCCTTTTGATTTATCCCACCTGCCCTTGTTTACAGAAACCATTTTACCCGCATGACAGGTAATGCCACCATTTGAAAGAAAATAAGGGGGATCGGCAAATATCATATCAACGCTATTCTCTCTTGCTTGATTTAATATTGCAATACAGTCTCCTTTGAGAAGCCTGACTGAATGTTTGGGATTATCATAATAAATTGTGAAAGGTCTTTTGCCGTTATTTCCGTAAGATGCTGTTTCTTCCGAGATGTAAAATTCAACAGAAGATTGAGGAGTTGCATAAGTCTTTGTCTTTTTATGTGTTGCTGTTGTTTTAACAGTTTTTTTATTTTTTATTGTTTTTAGCATTAATTAATTTTAAAAGGGCAGCGGCCTGAATTTCAATCTTTATATTATGGATAACGACTGAAGTCAGTGGGGGCTGTAAGCCATCCGCTGGATTTTTTTTGTTGGGCGTTCTTAGAAGGTATATATTATTTTCTTGTCCAGTATTTACAATCATCTGGCTATAATTTTCTATCGGCGGGAGACAAGTTAAAATAATTTATCCAGACCCCTTTAGTTTGATCAAATATTTTACATGAAATTTTTGATTCGCTCAGCAGTTCTTTTGATTGAGAGAAAGTATAATCCCAATCTTTCACCTTCTTGAAACTTTTGAACGTCTTGCACCAAGTATATTTCGTGGGACCAAATCCAAAATTTTTATCTCTTTTCCTTACGTAATACTCATGTCCGCAAAAGGAAATTCACCCAATTATAACAGAGATTATAATTCCCCAAGTACCCATGGCATAGCTGCCTAGTATCAATAATATTATGCCAATTATCAATATAAGGACCGCAAGACAACCTGTTTTTGCTAATAACTTTCTTTTAGTTTCATATGATGGAGCATTAAGTAATTTATCCTTACACTGGATACAAGTAGGTTTAATTTGAAACGTGAGGGGATGTTTAAAATCTTCGGTGGCCGTCTCTTTATGACAATAGTAGCAAGTGTCTCTCATATTCACTCCCCTGTGGAGTATAAAAAGCTATTTAGTGATTTGTTGAGTTCAAATTGAAATAACATTAATAACGGAACTTACCACAAGAAACAACAAGCCCAGATAAAACTTTATCGGATTGAAGGAAGGAGGGGAGTAGTAATTTGGGAATTGGAGTAAAGCCCACCTTAACTTCTTCAAAAAGCCTTGCCCGATAGAAGGTATGTGGAAGGAAATTGAACCCGCCAGTAAAATTGTACCCAGGATGTTGAAGAGAAACACAAAGAATTGACTGGCTGTAAGCGGTTTTAATTGGTAAATCAAAACACTGCCTACAATCGCGACAATACTGACCAAAATCTCGATCTTTGGTATTCTCATTGATGGCCTTTGACTTTGAGGCTTGAAGCCCAACATTTACTTTTATACTTATTCTATTTACATATTTGCAAGCATTATATAAGGATAAGTTATAGGAGTCAAGCGGACGAATTGTATAAAATGCTTAAAATATTATTGATATATAGAAATCAATACTGTAGAATAGCAAACAATTTATCATTATATATAATTATATAAAACATATGCTTCATAATTAGAGAGGTATCTTCTGCAGAAAGGTGATGTTTAAGCTCTCATTGTATGAAAAGGTGACGGGCTATTCTGAAATTATCATAGATTGAAAATGGGCATGGAGAGTATTTCTTTTATGCTGTGGTTGACATAATTATGAGCATATGCCTAAGGTGGAATGGGGTCAGACTTGTTTATTGCAAATTGTCTTTTCATTTAGCATATTTAAAACATCTTCCATATCCGCTTTAAAGGTTTCTCCTTCTTTCAAATATCTGGTGATAACCGAGGGGTCTTTTTGAAGAAAGAATGCTATTTATTTACACTTATACCCAAATTCCCTTGCTGTAATAAATGCCCAACAGTCCTGTATCTCCTGTTGTAATACATTGTGTAACTCTGGTTTATACCCTGAAGAATTTTTAGAGGCTGATATATTTCTGAAAATCATCATCCCCTTTGAATACCCTCTGGCGTTGATTCCTACGGGTGATGACATGATAAAACGCTCCTTCATATTCTATCCTCGGCTTCCTTGCCATGCATCAAGATAGCATATTATCTGTTATCATCTATCAATTTGCAATAAACAAGTCTGACCCCGTTCTTTTGCCGTTCCTTTGATTTTCAACCAGAGATTGTTGCGCTTATCAACCACTTCCATAATGGCAGATAATAAATCGTCCGGTTATTGAAGTCTTCCTTAGCCTCGTAATCCCATGTAAGAACCATCAGGTTTTTGCATTTAACCTCATTTGCGGCTTTAAGGAGTGCATTTGTCTCTCTTTTTTTCGTCATATAGTGATTGATCTCGTAACATACCTGAATCAACTGGCTTACCT harbors:
- a CDS encoding site-specific DNA-methyltransferase, whose product is MLKTIKNKKTVKTTATHKKTKTYATPQSSVEFYISEETASYGNNGKRPFTIYYDNPKHSVRLLKGDCIAILNQARENSVDMIFADPPYFLSNGGITCHAGKMVSVNKGRWDKSKGVEENHKFTLEWLKACQRVLKPNGTIWVSGTTHIIYSVGYAMQELGYKILNDIIWYKRNAPPNLSCRYFTHSTEIILWAAKNEKSKHYFDYQLMKKMNQGKQMRNVWEISAPPAEEKKFGKHPTQKPVELLTRILLASTREGDLVLDPFCGSSTTGVSALLLNRKYVGIDLEDEYLELSKKRLEQTIKEKQATLCLQGENKNEDRRLWRGHYNNRFKL
- a CDS encoding DUF4445 domain-containing protein; the protein is MNIELSTGQTIEVISGESIFNALKRNGIHLVASCGGKGVCSKCRVKVVEGQYRASSKGKLGEVDIESGIVLACQTYPEENLSIEILKESLLVVGDRIALSKSGDLLQLLKSFFVKISPIVRWIELELPHPTINDNISDLERLKRALSQKGLTGMRFSHHIVSQLAKILRAASWKIIVGYTVANDIIYILPAQGHKNRYGLAIDIGTTTLVVYLVNLETGQLIDVGSTYNSQIRYGDDVITRIIYAIEQKGLEELRETVVSDINDIINLLTEKHRIEPADIESAVIAGNTTMSHIFWGLDPLSIREEPYIPTVNFFPRWRGEFSMLNINPMAPVLTLPCIASYVGGDIVSGVLASRMHRNSEISLFMDIGTNGEIAIGNNEWLVTAACSAGPCFEGSGIRHGMRATAGAIESLTINPETFEPIVSVNGHGEPLGICGSGMIDAVSEMFLKGIINQKGKFVADLKKDRIRKGSDGIEFVIYTKDGKDIVLTEVDIENILRAKAAMYAGVSLLLNEVGLKIDAIKKIYIAGGFGNYLDINKAIIMGMLPDLPMERFSFIGNACITGAYLCLLSDELRKEAGIIASKMTYIELSVSRRFMDEYLSALFLPHTDISLFPTVRQLILKNERS